A part of Streptomyces sp. NBC_01235 genomic DNA contains:
- a CDS encoding PLP-dependent cysteine synthase family protein — protein sequence MRYDSPLAAVGNTPLVRLPRLSPSADVRIWAKLEDRNPTGSVKDRPALYMVEQAEKDGRLTPGCTILEPTSGNTGISLAMAAKLKGYRMVCVMPENTSQERRDLLGMWGAEIIPSPAAGGSNTAVRVAKELAAEHPDWVMLYQYGNPDNAGAHYATTGPEILADLPSITHFVAGLGTTGTLMGVGRYLREHKPDVKIVAAEPRYDDLVYGLRNLDEGFVPELYDASVLTTRFSVGSADAVTRTRELLQQEGIFAGVSTGAALHAAIGVGKKAVKAGESADIAFVVADGGWKYLSTGVYTAATTEEAIETLQGQLWA from the coding sequence ATGCGTTACGACTCCCCGCTGGCCGCGGTGGGCAACACCCCTCTGGTGCGCCTGCCGCGGCTCTCGCCGTCCGCCGACGTCCGCATCTGGGCGAAGCTGGAGGACCGCAACCCCACCGGCTCGGTCAAGGACCGCCCCGCCCTGTACATGGTCGAACAGGCGGAGAAGGACGGCCGCCTCACCCCCGGCTGCACCATCCTGGAGCCGACCTCCGGCAACACCGGCATCTCCCTCGCCATGGCGGCCAAGCTCAAGGGCTACCGCATGGTCTGCGTGATGCCCGAGAACACCTCGCAGGAACGCCGGGACCTGCTCGGCATGTGGGGCGCCGAGATCATCCCCTCCCCGGCGGCGGGCGGCTCCAACACCGCCGTCCGCGTCGCCAAGGAACTCGCCGCCGAGCACCCCGACTGGGTGATGCTCTACCAGTACGGCAACCCCGACAACGCCGGCGCCCACTACGCGACGACCGGCCCGGAGATCCTCGCCGACCTCCCCTCGATCACTCACTTCGTGGCCGGCCTCGGCACGACCGGCACCCTCATGGGCGTCGGCCGGTACCTGCGCGAGCACAAGCCGGACGTGAAGATCGTCGCCGCCGAACCGCGCTACGACGACCTGGTGTACGGCCTGCGCAACCTCGACGAGGGGTTCGTGCCCGAGCTGTACGACGCCTCCGTCCTCACCACCCGCTTCTCGGTCGGCTCGGCGGACGCCGTCACCCGCACCCGGGAACTCCTCCAGCAGGAGGGCATCTTCGCGGGCGTCTCCACCGGTGCGGCCCTGCACGCCGCGATCGGCGTCGGCAAGAAGGCCGTCAAGGCGGGGGAGAGCGCCGACATCGCGTTCGTCGTGGCGGACGGCG
- a CDS encoding MoaD/ThiS family protein, protein MAIEVRIPTILRQYTDGQKAVEGSGETLADLFTDLETRHAGIHARIVDDGKLRRFVNVYLNDEDVRFVDGIDTKLTDGDTVTILPAVAGGMA, encoded by the coding sequence ATGGCCATCGAGGTCCGCATCCCGACCATCCTCCGCCAGTACACCGACGGTCAGAAGGCGGTGGAGGGCAGCGGTGAGACCCTCGCCGACCTGTTCACCGACCTCGAGACCCGGCATGCGGGCATCCACGCCCGCATCGTGGACGACGGCAAGCTGCGCCGCTTCGTCAACGTGTACCTGAACGACGAGGACGTCCGCTTCGTCGACGGCATCGACACCAAGCTGACCGACGGCGACACCGTGACGATCCTGCCGGCCGTGGCCGGCGGCATGGCCTAG